One Streptomyces sp. NBC_01217 genomic region harbors:
- a CDS encoding dihydrolipoyl dehydrogenase family protein, with protein MNEPTRTYDVIVIGAGPVGENVAERARAAGLSTVIVERELLGGECSFWACDPSKALLRPVVARADARRVPGLGQAVAGPLDVEAVLAHRDKMSSYWKDEDQVDWLDSVSVDLIRGHGRLTGPRKVSVRTPDGETVALTARHAVAVSTGTSAALPPIPGLDTVRPWTSREATSADKVPGRLAVVGGGVVAVEMATAWQALGSQVTMLVLEDALLQRMEPFAGELVTNGLREAGVDIRFGTSVTSLAREGGEVEITLADGGHLAADEILLATGRAPRTWDLGLETIGLTPGDWLKVDDTFRVTDVADGWLYAVGDVNHRALMTHQGKYQARIAGAVIGARAKGEPVDDTRWGAHAATADGAAVPQVVFTHPEVAAVGLTTREAERSGRRIKVVDYDLARVAGAHQYAEGYRGQARMLIDLDRGTVAGVTFAGPGVGELLHSATIAVAGEVPIDRLWHAVPAFPTISEVWLRLLETHRG; from the coding sequence ATGAACGAACCCACCCGCACCTACGACGTGATCGTCATCGGCGCAGGCCCGGTCGGTGAGAACGTGGCCGAGCGCGCCCGCGCCGCCGGTCTCAGCACCGTGATCGTGGAGCGTGAACTGCTCGGTGGGGAGTGCTCGTTCTGGGCCTGCGACCCGAGCAAAGCGCTGCTGCGGCCGGTGGTGGCGCGCGCCGACGCGCGCCGAGTGCCCGGACTGGGTCAGGCGGTCGCCGGCCCGCTGGACGTCGAGGCGGTCCTCGCGCACCGCGACAAGATGTCCTCGTACTGGAAGGACGAGGACCAGGTCGACTGGCTCGACTCGGTCTCCGTCGATCTGATCCGCGGCCACGGTCGCCTCACCGGCCCCCGAAAGGTGAGTGTGCGGACTCCCGACGGCGAGACCGTCGCCCTCACGGCTCGGCACGCAGTAGCCGTCTCCACCGGAACCAGCGCGGCTCTGCCCCCCATCCCGGGCCTGGACACCGTTCGCCCCTGGACGAGCCGTGAGGCGACCAGTGCCGACAAGGTCCCCGGACGTCTGGCCGTGGTCGGCGGCGGTGTGGTGGCCGTCGAGATGGCCACCGCCTGGCAGGCGCTCGGCTCTCAGGTGACCATGCTGGTTCTTGAGGACGCGTTGCTGCAGCGGATGGAGCCGTTCGCCGGGGAGCTGGTGACCAACGGTCTGCGGGAAGCCGGCGTCGACATCCGGTTCGGGACGTCCGTAACCTCCCTGGCGCGCGAGGGCGGCGAGGTCGAGATCACCCTGGCCGACGGCGGACATCTGGCGGCGGACGAGATCCTGTTGGCCACCGGCCGCGCTCCTCGGACCTGGGATCTGGGGCTGGAGACGATAGGTCTCACCCCGGGCGACTGGCTGAAGGTGGACGACACCTTCCGAGTGACCGACGTCGCCGACGGCTGGCTCTACGCCGTCGGCGACGTCAACCACCGTGCCCTGATGACCCACCAGGGCAAGTACCAGGCCCGGATCGCGGGCGCCGTCATCGGAGCCCGCGCCAAGGGCGAGCCGGTCGACGACACCCGGTGGGGTGCGCACGCGGCCACCGCCGACGGCGCCGCCGTACCGCAAGTGGTCTTCACCCACCCGGAAGTCGCCGCCGTCGGCCTGACCACCCGCGAGGCGGAGCGGAGCGGGCGTCGGATCAAGGTGGTGGACTACGACCTCGCACGCGTTGCGGGCGCCCACCAGTACGCCGAGGGATACCGCGGCCAGGCTCGTATGCTCATCGATCTGGACCGTGGCACCGTGGCCGGAGTCACCTTCGCCGGGCCCGGTGTAGGAGAACTTCTGCACTCGGCCACCATCGCCGTCGCGGGTGAGGTTCCGATCGACAGGCTCTGGCACGCCGTACCCGCCTTCCCCACTATCAGCGAGGTCTGGCTGAGGCTGCTGGAGACCCACCGAGGCTGA
- a CDS encoding VOC family protein — protein sequence MDLKLEMIVLPVSDIDRTKAFYEAVGFRLDVDHTASDDFRAVHFTPPGSECSIIFGEGMTSVAPGTTQSLYLVVTDIEEAHAELTGRGIDVSEVFHDAGGLLHHGHESGSAVHHGTGQERLAGPHPERASYGSYLTFSDPDGNGWVLQEVTQRAPGR from the coding sequence ATGGATCTGAAACTCGAAATGATCGTGCTGCCCGTCTCCGACATCGACCGGACCAAAGCCTTCTACGAGGCGGTGGGGTTCCGCCTGGACGTCGACCACACAGCCAGTGACGACTTCCGGGCGGTCCACTTCACGCCGCCCGGCTCCGAGTGCTCGATCATCTTCGGCGAGGGAATGACCTCCGTCGCCCCCGGCACGACCCAGAGCCTGTACCTCGTCGTCACCGACATCGAAGAGGCCCACGCCGAGCTCACCGGCCGTGGCATCGATGTGAGCGAGGTGTTCCACGACGCCGGAGGACTCCTCCACCACGGCCACGAATCCGGAAGCGCCGTTCACCACGGCACAGGCCAGGAACGACTGGCCGGCCCCCACCCCGAGCGCGCCTCCTACGGCTCCTACCTCACTTTCAGCGACCCCGACGGCAACGGCTGGGTGCTCCAGGAAGTGACGCAGCGCGCCCCCGGCCGCTGA
- a CDS encoding MarR family winged helix-turn-helix transcriptional regulator, translating to MSEIETGAGQGDAAAASLLLKDQMCFALYAAQRAVTSRYRPLLEELNLTYPQYLVMLVLWEHGALPIKTLGSHLQLDYGTLTPLLKRLQAHGFIRRERQASDERSVQITLTEQGTELRERARAVPAAIGDAVGLSSREIADVKSLLERLTASISAA from the coding sequence ATGAGCGAGATCGAGACGGGTGCCGGGCAGGGTGACGCGGCTGCGGCCAGCCTTCTCCTCAAGGATCAGATGTGCTTCGCCCTGTACGCGGCGCAGCGCGCGGTGACCAGTCGCTACCGCCCGCTGCTGGAGGAGCTCAACCTGACCTATCCCCAGTACCTGGTGATGCTGGTGCTGTGGGAGCACGGCGCCCTTCCCATCAAGACCCTGGGTTCGCATCTGCAGCTCGACTACGGCACCTTGACCCCGCTGCTCAAGCGCCTGCAGGCTCACGGGTTCATCCGGCGTGAGCGCCAGGCGAGCGATGAGCGCTCGGTGCAGATCACTCTCACCGAGCAGGGGACCGAGCTCCGCGAGCGCGCTCGCGCCGTCCCCGCCGCCATCGGGGACGCCGTCGGTCTGAGCTCTCGGGAGATCGCGGATGTCAAGTCCCTCCTTGAGCGCCTGACGGCCAGCATCTCCGCAGCCTGA
- a CDS encoding LLM class flavin-dependent oxidoreductase, protein MRFAISIPQFYADGEFDPAAFRTYLTRVEQLGFDSAWTQEQTLGSRPQLGPIETMTYAAACTERLRLGCVVFVSTLHSPVHLAKSIGSLDQISRGRIEVGFGTGGKQRPFAAFGVDPERYVARFYEGIEVMTRLWRDSRVDLSGEFWQLTDAAMEPKPFQKPNPRLWFGGSGRTALRRAVMSPGLFSGFFGAGQVPTAKFAEQVQIVRQALAESDRPANDFAIAKRVYIAVDDDAQRARDRINAELTALYMKRSPETEAAAIAGTPMDCARKLREVITAGAELILFTPLFAPAEHAERLASEVIPELGVAFGDDKP, encoded by the coding sequence GTGCGATTCGCGATCTCCATCCCGCAGTTCTACGCAGATGGCGAGTTCGATCCAGCAGCCTTCCGCACCTACCTCACACGTGTGGAGCAGTTGGGCTTCGACAGTGCCTGGACACAGGAACAGACACTGGGTTCGAGGCCGCAGCTCGGACCGATCGAGACCATGACCTATGCCGCCGCGTGCACCGAGCGCCTCCGTCTCGGATGCGTCGTCTTCGTGTCCACGCTGCACAGCCCTGTGCACCTGGCGAAAAGCATCGGCTCGCTGGACCAGATCAGCCGAGGCAGGATCGAGGTCGGCTTCGGTACGGGCGGCAAGCAACGGCCTTTCGCAGCCTTCGGCGTCGACCCGGAGCGCTACGTCGCCCGCTTCTACGAGGGCATCGAGGTGATGACACGCCTGTGGCGCGATTCCCGAGTCGACCTCTCCGGCGAATTCTGGCAGTTGACCGACGCTGCGATGGAACCGAAACCTTTCCAGAAGCCCAATCCCCGGTTGTGGTTCGGCGGGAGCGGGCGCACCGCGCTGCGACGTGCCGTGATGAGCCCCGGCCTGTTCAGCGGCTTCTTCGGCGCGGGCCAGGTCCCGACCGCGAAGTTCGCCGAGCAGGTCCAGATCGTGCGGCAGGCACTGGCCGAGTCCGACAGGCCGGCAAATGACTTCGCGATCGCCAAGCGCGTCTACATCGCGGTGGACGACGACGCCCAGCGGGCCCGCGACCGGATCAACGCCGAGCTGACCGCGCTGTACATGAAGAGGTCACCCGAGACCGAGGCTGCCGCGATCGCGGGAACTCCGATGGACTGTGCGCGCAAGCTGCGTGAGGTCATCACTGCCGGCGCGGAACTCATCCTGTTCACGCCGCTGTTCGCACCGGCCGAACATGCCGAGCGGTTGGCTTCGGAGGTCATTCCGGAGCTTGGGGTGGCATTCGGGGACGACAAGCCGTAG
- a CDS encoding transposase — translation MSKRYTAEFKRDAVELALASGKTVTEVARDLGVSPESLRGWVKQAKADRGQGPEGALTSDEKEELRRLRRENREQQQTIEILKKGLAFFAKGTMK, via the coding sequence ATGAGCAAGCGGTATACCGCCGAGTTCAAGCGCGATGCCGTGGAGCTGGCGCTGGCCTCCGGCAAGACCGTTACCGAGGTCGCCCGGGACCTCGGAGTGAGCCCCGAGAGTCTGCGTGGCTGGGTCAAGCAGGCCAAGGCCGACCGGGGCCAGGGCCCCGAGGGTGCTCTGACCAGCGACGAGAAGGAAGAACTGCGGCGGCTGCGGCGGGAGAACCGGGAACAGCAGCAGACGATCGAGATCTTGAAAAAAGGTCTGGCCTTCTTCGCGAAGGGCACGATGAAGTAG
- a CDS encoding IS3 family transposase, which produces MCRFIDAEKAAEDNPGGYSVSLLCRVAGVSRSTCCSWLAARPAVAGRRRVEDELAVEIGEIHAASRGAYGAPRVHAALRRGGRAISRKKVGRIMRERDIRGVTRRKRRHLTKQDTRAAPAPDLIGRDFTAAVPGTKLVGDITYLPTIEGWWYLATVIDLATREVIGYAMADHHRAGLVTDALRMAAALGGLQPDCIMHADRGSEYTGSEFRREIRKLNLRQSMGRTGICYDNAAAESFFGLLKAEIGTTVWESREAARADVFRFIEVEYNRTRLRKHPEFGYLTPLETRARLQQDFTPAA; this is translated from the coding sequence TTGTGCCGCTTCATCGACGCGGAGAAGGCCGCCGAGGACAACCCCGGCGGCTACAGCGTCAGTCTGCTGTGCCGGGTCGCGGGCGTGAGCCGCTCCACCTGCTGCTCCTGGCTCGCCGCTCGGCCGGCGGTCGCCGGGCGTCGGCGTGTGGAGGACGAACTCGCGGTGGAGATAGGGGAGATCCACGCCGCTTCGCGCGGCGCGTACGGTGCCCCGCGCGTCCACGCCGCGCTGCGGCGAGGGGGCCGTGCGATCAGCCGGAAGAAGGTCGGGCGGATCATGCGCGAGCGTGACATCCGTGGCGTCACCCGCCGCAAGCGCCGCCATCTGACGAAGCAGGACACCAGGGCCGCCCCGGCCCCGGACCTGATCGGCCGCGACTTCACCGCGGCCGTACCCGGCACGAAGCTTGTCGGGGACATCACGTACCTGCCGACGATCGAGGGCTGGTGGTATCTGGCGACGGTCATCGACCTGGCGACACGCGAGGTGATCGGGTACGCGATGGCCGACCATCACCGCGCCGGGCTGGTCACCGACGCACTGCGGATGGCTGCGGCCCTCGGCGGCCTGCAGCCTGACTGCATCATGCACGCCGATCGCGGCAGCGAGTACACGGGCAGCGAATTCCGCCGTGAAATAAGGAAGTTGAACCTGAGGCAGAGCATGGGGCGAACCGGTATATGTTATGATAATGCCGCAGCCGAGAGCTTTTTCGGACTGCTGAAAGCGGAGATCGGCACCACGGTCTGGGAGAGCCGCGAAGCGGCCCGCGCCGACGTCTTCCGCTTCATCGAGGTCGAGTACAACCGCACCAGGCTCCGCAAACACCCCGAGTTCGGGTACCTCACCCCACTCGAAACCCGAGCCAGGCTGCAACAAGACTTCACCCCCGCAGCGTAA
- a CDS encoding DUF899 family protein: MRLTNLVGESAEHVSAREELRLAEIELMRHRERVADLRRRLPLGPVVDDYAFEEGPADLHADDAPVQTVRLSELFTRPGRDLVVYHFMYGKQQTQPCPMCTMWIDGFNGIAHHVAQNVDFAIVAAADLPTLRAHARDRQWENLRLLSAGAGTFKYDLGSEDAEGNQDSTVSVFTRDSNGSVRHFYSAHPRMSDDIDQRGIDLLSPVWHILDLTSQGRDNWFAELRY, from the coding sequence ATGCGTCTGACCAATCTCGTCGGGGAGTCGGCCGAACACGTCAGCGCCCGCGAGGAGCTGCGCCTGGCCGAGATCGAGCTGATGCGCCACCGCGAACGCGTCGCTGACCTGCGCCGCCGACTGCCGCTGGGGCCCGTCGTCGACGACTACGCATTCGAGGAAGGTCCCGCGGATCTCCACGCGGACGATGCGCCGGTGCAGACCGTGCGACTGAGCGAGCTGTTCACCCGGCCCGGGCGCGACCTCGTCGTCTATCACTTCATGTACGGCAAGCAGCAGACCCAGCCTTGTCCCATGTGCACGATGTGGATCGACGGGTTCAACGGAATCGCCCACCACGTCGCGCAGAACGTCGACTTCGCGATTGTGGCCGCGGCCGACCTGCCCACACTCCGCGCGCACGCACGGGACCGGCAGTGGGAGAACCTGCGGCTGCTCAGTGCCGGGGCCGGCACCTTCAAATACGACCTCGGCAGCGAGGACGCCGAGGGCAACCAGGACTCGACGGTGTCGGTGTTCACCCGCGACAGCAACGGCTCGGTACGCCACTTCTACTCGGCACACCCCCGGATGTCCGACGACATCGACCAACGCGGCATCGACCTGCTCAGCCCGGTATGGCACATCCTCGACCTCACCAGCCAAGGCCGGGACAACTGGTTCGCAGAACTGCGCTACTAG
- a CDS encoding N-formylglutamate amidohydrolase, whose translation MGHALPPFHLLPGAPASPVLLHVPHSARVVPDHVRAGIKLDDEALDLELDHITDSHTAELAAEAATAAPLTPWRFVNGLSRLVIDPERFPDDREEMLAVGMGAVYTQTTHREPLRSPDVDPQPLIDHYFHPYAAAMTAAVDERLAATGRAVVIDVHSYPSAPLPYELHGTGPRPPICLGTDVFHTPPDLLARAEEAFAGFGGTGINSPFAGTYVPLKHYGVDPRVSALMIEIRRNVYMPEPGGPAHPTRLTALASALATLVGALSGASEQDARS comes from the coding sequence ATGGGCCACGCCCTCCCGCCGTTCCACCTCCTGCCCGGCGCGCCCGCGTCACCGGTCCTGCTGCACGTACCGCACTCGGCACGTGTCGTCCCCGACCATGTACGCGCCGGGATCAAGCTGGACGACGAGGCTCTGGATCTCGAACTCGACCACATCACGGACTCCCATACGGCCGAGTTGGCCGCCGAGGCGGCTACGGCCGCGCCTCTCACGCCGTGGCGATTCGTCAACGGTCTGTCGCGACTCGTCATCGATCCCGAACGGTTCCCCGACGATCGCGAGGAGATGCTGGCCGTCGGCATGGGCGCGGTCTACACGCAGACCACGCACCGCGAGCCGCTTCGCTCACCGGACGTGGATCCGCAGCCGTTGATCGACCACTACTTCCACCCGTACGCGGCAGCAATGACCGCCGCTGTCGACGAACGTCTGGCGGCCACCGGACGCGCGGTCGTCATCGACGTCCACTCCTATCCGTCGGCTCCGCTTCCCTACGAACTCCATGGCACCGGACCACGCCCACCGATCTGCCTCGGCACCGACGTCTTTCACACACCGCCGGACCTGCTGGCCCGGGCCGAGGAGGCGTTCGCCGGTTTCGGGGGCACGGGCATCAACAGCCCGTTCGCCGGTACGTACGTACCGCTGAAGCATTACGGCGTGGACCCGCGTGTCAGCGCGTTGATGATCGAAATCCGCCGGAACGTGTACATGCCCGAGCCGGGAGGCCCCGCCCACCCCACCCGATTGACCGCGCTGGCGTCGGCGCTGGCCACCCTGGTCGGCGCGCTGTCCGGTGCGAGCGAACAGGATGCACGGTCGTGA
- a CDS encoding histidine phosphatase family protein translates to MSIQIVYETHATTVDNEAGIATGWLPGTLSATGRLQARELGRRRDDGIVAVFTSDLDRAVETAQIAFADTSLPIHQDPRLRECNYGEFNGRSVAFVEVRRARHIDEPFPGGQSYRDVQAATDDFLRDLAADRDGTRVLVIAHSANRWALDCLLTGAHWQALVGASSPWQPGWEYTLPTPWRVAGPSR, encoded by the coding sequence ATGTCCATTCAGATCGTGTACGAGACCCACGCCACCACGGTCGACAACGAGGCGGGGATCGCCACCGGTTGGCTGCCGGGCACACTCTCGGCGACCGGCCGCCTACAGGCCCGCGAACTCGGCCGCCGCCGCGACGACGGCATTGTCGCAGTCTTCACCTCCGATCTGGACCGCGCCGTGGAGACCGCGCAGATCGCCTTCGCCGACACCTCGCTGCCCATCCACCAGGACCCCCGACTGCGTGAATGCAACTACGGAGAGTTCAACGGCCGGTCGGTGGCCTTCGTGGAGGTGCGGCGGGCCCGGCACATCGATGAACCTTTCCCCGGTGGCCAGAGCTACCGCGACGTCCAGGCCGCCACCGATGACTTCCTGCGTGACCTCGCTGCCGACCGGGACGGAACTCGAGTCCTCGTGATCGCGCACTCCGCCAACCGCTGGGCGTTGGACTGTCTGCTCACCGGCGCCCACTGGCAAGCGCTCGTCGGGGCCTCCTCCCCGTGGCAGCCCGGATGGGAATACACACTCCCCACGCCCTGGCGCGTGGCCGGTCCATCTCGGTGA
- a CDS encoding transglycosylase SLT domain-containing protein, translating into MPKKFARMTRTKKISLGMIAAGAAVMAGTVVSAPAASAAAPAQSGGNVDAWIKQSLKVMHEKGIPGTYEGIRKNLMRESSGNPSAINNWDSNAMKGIPSKGLMQVIDPTFNAYHVAGTSTNIYDPVANITASANYAAHRYGSIDNVNSAY; encoded by the coding sequence ATGCCCAAGAAGTTCGCCCGCATGACCAGGACCAAGAAGATCTCGCTGGGCATGATCGCAGCCGGCGCCGCTGTCATGGCCGGCACCGTCGTCAGCGCCCCGGCCGCCTCGGCCGCCGCCCCCGCCCAGTCCGGCGGCAACGTCGACGCCTGGATCAAGCAGTCGCTGAAGGTCATGCACGAGAAGGGCATCCCGGGCACCTACGAGGGCATCCGCAAGAACCTGATGCGCGAGTCCTCCGGCAACCCCAGCGCCATCAACAACTGGGACTCCAACGCCATGAAGGGCATCCCGTCCAAGGGCCTGATGCAGGTCATCGACCCCACCTTCAACGCGTACCACGTCGCCGGCACCTCGACGAACATCTACGACCCGGTCGCCAACATCACGGCCTCCGCCAACTATGCCGCGCACCGCTACGGCTCGATCGACAACGTCAACTCGGCCTACTGA
- the sph gene encoding sphingomyelin phosphodiesterase, which yields MPLTALRRTSGVTLSAALAAVTLLANAPQASAADTPSLRVLTYNAFLMSKNLYPNWGQDHRAAEIPKASFFQGHDVVVLQEAFDNSASDALAQNASAQYPYQTPVVGRSKSGWDATGGAYSAITPEDGGVTVLSKWPIVRKEQYIYKDACGSDWWSNKGFAYAELNVNGTKVHVVGTHAQSTDPGCGAGEAAQMRSRQFKQIDAFLDAKNIPASEQVVVAGDMNVDSRSPEYGSMLADAGLTGADARTGHPYSFDTQDNSIAADRYPDDPREDLDYVLHRTGHAKPAGWTNEVVKEQSAPWTVSSWGTDYTYTNLSDHYPLIGSVG from the coding sequence GTGCCGCTCACCGCGCTCCGCCGCACCTCCGGCGTGACCTTGTCCGCCGCGCTCGCCGCCGTCACGCTGCTCGCCAACGCCCCTCAGGCCTCCGCGGCCGACACCCCGTCCCTGCGGGTGCTCACGTACAACGCGTTCCTCATGAGCAAGAACCTCTACCCGAACTGGGGACAGGACCACCGGGCGGCGGAGATACCGAAGGCGTCCTTCTTCCAGGGCCATGACGTGGTCGTGCTCCAGGAGGCGTTCGACAACTCCGCCTCGGACGCGCTGGCGCAAAACGCATCCGCCCAATACCCGTACCAGACACCGGTGGTGGGCCGGAGCAAGAGCGGCTGGGACGCCACGGGCGGCGCGTACTCGGCCATCACTCCGGAGGACGGCGGCGTCACCGTACTGAGCAAGTGGCCGATCGTCCGCAAGGAGCAGTACATCTACAAGGACGCCTGCGGCAGCGACTGGTGGTCCAACAAGGGCTTCGCCTACGCCGAGTTGAACGTCAACGGCACGAAGGTGCATGTGGTGGGGACGCACGCGCAGTCGACCGACCCGGGTTGCGGGGCGGGTGAGGCCGCACAGATGCGCAGTCGGCAGTTCAAGCAGATCGACGCCTTCCTCGACGCCAAGAACATCCCGGCTTCCGAGCAGGTCGTCGTGGCGGGCGACATGAACGTCGACTCCCGCTCCCCCGAGTACGGCTCGATGCTCGCCGACGCCGGACTGACCGGTGCCGATGCCCGCACGGGGCACCCGTACTCCTTCGACACCCAGGACAACTCGATCGCCGCCGACCGCTACCCCGACGACCCCCGCGAGGATCTCGACTACGTCCTGCACCGCACCGGACACGCGAAGCCGGCGGGCTGGACGAACGAGGTGGTCAAGGAGCAGAGCGCGCCCTGGACCGTCTCCAGCTGGGGCACGGACTACACGTACACAAATCTCTCCGACCACTACCCGCTGATCGGCTCCGTCGGCTAG
- a CDS encoding LacI family DNA-binding transcriptional regulator yields MASIKDVAAEAGVSVATVSRVLNSHPSVSPDARRRVLTAVDALGYRPNAVARSLRTDQTRTLGLVISDVLNPYFTELARFVEEEARSLGYSVIIGNADERPDLQEHHVRTLVDRRIDGLLVSPADGSSPLAPGSGTPMVFVDRWIQSVDVPVVRADGCEAIRDLVAHLYRLGHRRLAIIAGPAATTTGNERVEAFREALREHGLALPDTYIGQGDFRADSGRRVTESFLALPEPPEVVFAADNLMALGALDAIRARGLRVPQDIGLAAFDDIPWFLHTDPPITAIAQPTGELARAAVRALVDLIEGRSPQSVTLPARLVVRSSCGEHTSNRRSNL; encoded by the coding sequence ATGGCGAGCATCAAGGATGTCGCGGCCGAGGCGGGAGTCTCCGTCGCCACGGTCTCCCGCGTTCTCAACAGCCATCCCTCCGTCAGCCCCGACGCGCGCAGACGCGTCCTGACCGCTGTCGACGCACTCGGCTACCGGCCCAACGCCGTCGCCCGTTCGCTGCGCACCGATCAGACGCGCACGCTCGGTCTGGTCATCAGTGACGTACTCAATCCGTACTTCACCGAGCTGGCCCGCTTCGTCGAGGAGGAGGCCCGCTCGCTCGGCTACAGCGTGATCATCGGAAACGCCGACGAGCGGCCCGACCTGCAGGAACATCACGTCCGTACGCTCGTCGACCGCCGGATCGACGGACTTCTCGTCTCCCCGGCCGACGGAAGCTCCCCGCTCGCACCGGGCAGCGGCACACCGATGGTCTTCGTGGACCGCTGGATCCAGAGCGTGGATGTCCCCGTGGTCCGTGCCGACGGCTGCGAAGCCATCCGTGACCTGGTCGCCCATCTGTACCGTCTCGGCCACCGCAGGCTCGCGATCATCGCGGGACCGGCGGCCACCACCACGGGCAACGAGCGGGTCGAGGCCTTCCGCGAGGCGCTGCGCGAGCACGGGCTCGCCCTGCCCGACACCTACATCGGCCAGGGCGACTTCCGGGCGGACAGCGGGCGCCGTGTCACCGAGAGCTTCCTGGCCCTTCCCGAACCGCCCGAGGTCGTCTTCGCGGCCGACAACCTGATGGCACTCGGCGCACTGGACGCGATCCGCGCGCGCGGGCTGCGCGTACCGCAGGACATCGGGCTCGCGGCCTTCGACGACATCCCGTGGTTCCTGCACACCGATCCGCCGATCACGGCGATCGCCCAGCCGACCGGCGAGCTGGCCCGAGCCGCCGTACGCGCGCTGGTCGACCTCATCGAGGGACGGTCCCCGCAGTCCGTCACCCTTCCCGCCCGCCTTGTCGTACGCAGTTCCTGCGGCGAACACACGTCGAACCGGAGGAGCAACCTGTGA